A single window of Gadus morhua chromosome 22, gadMor3.0, whole genome shotgun sequence DNA harbors:
- the sem1 gene encoding 26S proteasome complex subunit SEM1, producing the protein MADKKQTVDLGLLEEDDEFEEFPAEDWTGLDEDEDAHVWEDNWDDDNVEDDFSNQLRAELEKHGYKMETS; encoded by the exons ATGGCAGACAAGAAGCAGACCGTGGATCTTGGGCTAttagaggaggatgatgaattCGAAGAATTTCCAGCAgagg ACTGGACAGGTCTGGACGAAGACGAGGATGCACACGTCTGGGAAGACAATTGGGATGACGACAACGTAGAAGATGACTTCTCGAATCAACTCAG AGCGGAGCTGGAAAAGCACGGCTACAAGATGGAGACGTCGTAG